One region of Candidatus Saccharibacteria bacterium genomic DNA includes:
- a CDS encoding YmdB family metallophosphoesterase, giving the protein MKLLYIGDVMAEQGMQAVEKVLPGLIAAEALDFVVAQAENVTDGKGMNPQDMQRLQSAGVQAFSGGNHTPHLLSLTSFLENPAEPVVGPANMVGCPGPGYKLVETSKGGVLVVSILGSIVGKQADIETENPLKKIDEILNIVTRESYVASVVNIHGDFSSEKIVFGHYLDGRMSVVIGDHWHVPTADAQVLPKGTAHMTDIGMCGSLDSSLGVTFGSIIPRWRDNYQTRNKLETSGRMQFNALLIEVNEATSRAQSVRHIREVW; this is encoded by the coding sequence ATGAAATTGCTTTACATTGGTGATGTGATGGCCGAGCAGGGTATGCAGGCGGTTGAAAAAGTACTGCCAGGTCTTATTGCCGCCGAAGCTCTAGATTTTGTAGTCGCACAGGCCGAAAATGTGACGGACGGAAAGGGGATGAACCCACAAGACATGCAGCGCTTGCAGTCAGCTGGTGTGCAGGCATTTTCAGGCGGGAACCATACGCCACATCTGTTGAGTTTAACTTCATTTTTAGAAAATCCGGCCGAACCAGTCGTTGGCCCAGCCAATATGGTTGGCTGCCCGGGGCCTGGCTACAAGCTGGTCGAGACGTCAAAAGGCGGGGTACTAGTTGTTAGTATTCTCGGCAGTATTGTCGGTAAGCAGGCAGACATTGAGACGGAAAATCCACTCAAAAAAATCGATGAAATTTTAAACATCGTTACGCGCGAATCGTACGTTGCGAGCGTTGTAAACATTCACGGTGATTTTAGTAGCGAAAAAATTGTGTTTGGCCATTATCTCGATGGCCGCATGAGTGTCGTCATTGGCGATCACTGGCATGTGCCAACCGCGGATGCTCAGGTGCTACCAAAAGGGACAGCACACATGACCGATATTGGCATGTGCGGCTCACTTGATTCGAGCCTAGGTGTGACTTTTGGCAGCATCATACCCCGCTGGCGAGACAACTACCAAACTCGTAACAAGCTTGAAACATCCGGCCGCATGCAGTTCAATGCCTTACTTATCGAGGTTAATGAAGCCACTAGCCGTGCTCAGTCGGTTCGCCATATCCGCGAGGTATGGTAA
- the rny gene encoding ribonuclease Y, whose translation MDPITILLVVAGLGLGYSGSTYVSKKKSAAADDKASRELSKAKKEADKLIDEAREDARKVADEARKEEQTRRNELKELELRLVQRETTLDKKLDELDKRNEKLRTGEDEVEALKNEIRDIRLKQQEKLEKIAKLTKADAAEKLMQMTEKDIKNDLLGLVAKLQNEARDNAEDAAGLIIVTAMERMASEVTAERTLTSVKLEDEEMKGRIIGKEGRNIQALQKATGVDIMVDDTPGYIVLSCFDPVRREVARQALELLLKDGRVHPGRIEEVVEKAQKNVEKDVLRAGEDAAREVGVLGVPKELLHMLGELRFRTSYGQNVLKHSTEMAHMAGMLAEELGANVAITKYATLFHDLGKALTHKMEGKHHHISGEMLRKYGAPEAVALAAEQHHDDMEATSLEAVIVRVCDAVSAARPGARNISSENFAERMKELENIANGFNGIEKSYAISAGREVRVFVKPQQIDDLTAIRLARDIATKIESSMNYPGTIKVNVIRETRAIEFAK comes from the coding sequence ATGGATCCAATTACTATTTTGCTCGTGGTAGCAGGGCTTGGCCTTGGCTATTCAGGCAGCACATATGTCAGCAAAAAAAAATCAGCTGCGGCTGATGACAAGGCCTCAAGGGAACTGTCAAAAGCAAAAAAAGAAGCGGATAAGCTTATCGATGAAGCCCGGGAAGACGCTCGTAAGGTAGCCGACGAAGCGCGTAAAGAAGAACAAACTCGTCGAAATGAACTGAAAGAACTTGAACTCCGACTTGTACAACGTGAAACCACTCTCGATAAAAAGCTCGACGAGCTCGATAAGCGGAATGAGAAACTTCGTACGGGTGAAGATGAAGTAGAAGCGCTTAAAAATGAAATTCGGGACATCCGCCTAAAGCAGCAAGAAAAGCTTGAGAAAATCGCCAAGCTTACCAAGGCAGATGCGGCTGAAAAGCTCATGCAAATGACTGAGAAAGACATAAAGAATGACTTGCTCGGACTTGTTGCAAAACTCCAAAATGAAGCTCGAGATAATGCTGAAGATGCCGCTGGGCTGATTATAGTTACCGCCATGGAGCGTATGGCCAGTGAAGTGACAGCAGAGCGAACCCTTACGAGCGTGAAACTAGAAGACGAGGAAATGAAAGGCCGGATTATCGGCAAGGAAGGGCGCAATATTCAAGCGCTCCAAAAGGCAACCGGCGTCGATATTATGGTCGACGATACACCAGGTTATATTGTGCTGAGCTGTTTTGACCCAGTTCGTCGTGAAGTTGCCCGACAAGCGCTCGAACTTTTGCTTAAGGATGGCCGCGTTCACCCAGGTCGCATAGAAGAAGTCGTCGAAAAAGCTCAAAAGAATGTCGAAAAAGATGTGCTACGTGCGGGCGAAGATGCTGCTCGTGAAGTTGGTGTACTTGGCGTTCCTAAAGAACTGCTGCATATGTTAGGTGAATTAAGATTCCGCACTAGCTATGGGCAAAATGTCTTAAAACACTCAACTGAAATGGCTCACATGGCTGGTATGCTTGCCGAAGAACTCGGCGCAAACGTGGCAATAACCAAATACGCAACGTTATTCCACGACCTAGGCAAAGCGCTGACTCATAAAATGGAAGGCAAGCACCACCATATTAGCGGTGAAATGTTGCGCAAATATGGTGCCCCAGAAGCGGTCGCGCTCGCTGCCGAGCAGCACCACGACGACATGGAAGCAACCAGCCTAGAAGCTGTGATTGTGCGTGTCTGTGACGCTGTTTCTGCCGCCCGCCCTGGCGCTCGAAACATCTCATCCGAAAACTTCGCTGAGCGTATGAAAGAGCTTGAAAACATAGCAAACGGCTTTAATGGTATTGAGAAGTCTTACGCTATTAGTGCTGGTCGCGAAGTCCGTGTTTTTGTAAAACCACAGCAGATCGATGACCTCACGGCCATTCGCCTTGCCCGCGACATTGCCACAAAGATAGAAAGTAGTATGAACTACCCCGGTACTATCAAGGTAAATGTCATTCGCGAAACCCGCGCTATCGAATTTGCGAAGTAG
- a CDS encoding PxKF domain-containing protein, whose amino-acid sequence MLGQVRAVSDLAPPTLVAASITSGATMNTENTTYQGYNELLVNVQANDDLSGSQAPLIVYTSPSGNQTASGGSNGVDASEWISITSFPQYSEAGVWTPTMYLEDYSGNKVTYTDSQLQVMGINIDVTLTGQGDTTNPELVSITRIGPGELDVTGYIPSTNFTVHMTDNVSGFGIPTLTYTSPSGNQVMAPAVCNIMDGHTSTVADYDCAAYFNQYSETGIWTPDLFIADGAGNIVHLSNNELLARGIDARVSIVGTSDTTPPTLSDVDVTFANPPADNIPFGGAVMTLTGTVTDNLSGINGTSYIGYTSPTGKTVYGSLHIPENNGVFISDVFLPLYAEGGTWLPTIFVQDPAGNQRTYSVSDLEALGSNIAITVSKNITENATPGGTVTSDYENDGATSANPIEASVTTPTGGPVSIVIVQSDDINSPTNSYTFFDRQLNITAPTETVESPLTLSFTIDSSVVPSGESASTLQITRNGTVVSECTDQTTATPNPCVFSRQTLGGGDILVQIHSTTASAWASGFPTHTSDYNFVGFSGGTKDYSKVNKAQAGQVLSIEMKIKDVPHGVTDILAAGEPTSQRVNCSTLATIGSPEATLSPKNSGLERIGKNKFEYDWRTVKSWENTCRVFNVQLIDGSSQKALFKFQ is encoded by the coding sequence ATGCTAGGGCAAGTCAGGGCTGTATCAGATTTGGCTCCGCCAACTCTTGTTGCAGCGAGTATAACCTCTGGGGCTACGATGAATACCGAGAATACGACATACCAAGGCTACAATGAGCTACTAGTGAACGTCCAAGCCAACGACGATTTATCCGGTAGCCAAGCACCCCTCATCGTATACACCTCGCCTTCCGGAAACCAGACTGCCAGCGGGGGCTCAAACGGCGTAGACGCCTCCGAGTGGATTTCGATAACAAGCTTCCCACAATACTCAGAAGCAGGCGTCTGGACGCCCACAATGTACCTAGAGGACTACTCAGGCAACAAAGTTACCTATACAGATTCGCAGTTACAAGTTATGGGCATAAATATCGACGTAACACTGACCGGGCAAGGTGATACGACAAATCCGGAGCTCGTCAGTATCACGCGAATTGGTCCTGGGGAATTAGACGTAACCGGCTACATCCCATCTACCAATTTCACCGTGCATATGACAGATAATGTTTCAGGCTTCGGTATCCCAACGCTCACCTATACTTCTCCCTCAGGTAATCAAGTAATGGCTCCGGCCGTTTGTAATATCATGGACGGGCATACATCAACCGTTGCGGACTATGATTGCGCAGCATACTTCAACCAATATTCGGAGACGGGCATATGGACACCTGACCTCTTTATAGCTGACGGAGCTGGCAATATAGTCCACCTGTCAAATAACGAACTACTCGCCCGTGGAATCGATGCCCGAGTATCTATTGTAGGAACAAGCGATACTACACCACCTACCTTGTCGGATGTTGATGTCACGTTTGCTAATCCTCCGGCAGATAACATACCGTTTGGGGGTGCTGTGATGACATTGACGGGAACAGTAACCGATAACCTCTCAGGTATCAACGGCACGTCATACATCGGGTACACCTCGCCGACAGGCAAAACAGTGTACGGCTCATTGCATATTCCTGAAAATAACGGTGTATTCATTTCCGACGTTTTTTTGCCCTTGTACGCCGAAGGTGGCACTTGGCTGCCGACTATCTTCGTCCAAGACCCTGCTGGGAATCAGCGTACTTACTCAGTTAGTGACCTAGAGGCTCTTGGGTCGAACATTGCTATAACTGTGTCAAAAAATATCACAGAGAATGCCACGCCTGGCGGTACGGTAACCTCTGACTATGAAAATGACGGCGCTACATCAGCTAACCCTATCGAGGCTAGCGTCACTACACCAACAGGTGGACCGGTATCCATCGTCATCGTACAGTCAGACGACATAAACAGCCCAACGAATAGCTACACGTTCTTTGACCGGCAACTGAATATCACGGCGCCTACCGAAACTGTGGAGAGCCCACTGACTCTTAGTTTCACTATCGACTCGTCTGTGGTGCCTTCCGGTGAATCGGCAAGCACCTTACAAATAACCAGAAACGGCACGGTCGTATCAGAATGTACCGATCAGACGACTGCTACGCCGAACCCCTGTGTCTTCTCGCGTCAGACTCTGGGCGGAGGAGATATATTGGTCCAAATCCATTCTACGACCGCGAGTGCATGGGCGTCAGGGTTCCCAACACATACAAGCGACTACAATTTTGTTGGGTTCAGCGGCGGAACGAAAGATTACTCGAAAGTAAATAAAGCTCAAGCAGGGCAAGTACTTTCGATAGAAATGAAAATCAAAGATGTGCCTCATGGTGTTACTGACATCTTAGCTGCCGGCGAACCGACATCCCAGCGAGTAAACTGCAGCACGCTTGCAACTATTGGCTCCCCGGAAGCTACACTATCGCCTAAGAATAGCGGCTTAGAAAGAATAGGTAAGAACAAGTTTGAGTATGATTGGCGAACCGTTAAAAGTTGGGAAAACACGTGCCGCGTATTCAACGTTCAGCTCATAGATGGCAGCAGCCAGAAAGCACTGTTCAAGTTCCAATAA